The DNA region ATTCTGGTTGTGGATGAGCCGGCGCCAAGCTCGGCGCATGGCGTGCATGTCGCCCGGCATCCGACGcatcccccgccgccgaccttgccgcagcagcgtccACATGCATCGCGCTCGTAACCGTACGAGATAAAAGGTACTAGTATTGAACGTATGTTGTATTTGGTGCCGTCTCCCACCGCCGCACCCCTCCCAGCGCTGACGCACGAGGTGAGTAAGACGCCGTCTGCCACATACATACCTTGCGCTGCGATGGCGCAATGGCTGGCGCCGCCTGTAGGACTCCTTTGTGCCCACATTACCTGCCTAAGTATGACTGTGCTAGGGCCGTCTGTCACTGCAACTGTGAGGTGATAACATGGAACGGACACCGCCCGGGCAGCTCGCCCGGCCCCGCCCCACCTGCAGTGAATGAAGGCCTATTGGGAGCAACAAAGCACCTAAAGGGCACTTTACCGACTACAGGCAGCCCACCTAAATGCCCCCAGCGTTTTCATGCCGTGTTCGgtcgcctgcctgcctgcctgcctgcctgcctggacCCATTCATTTGGTCGGCCCCCCCCAGAGCGCCAGCGACGAAACTCTTCCAAcctgcctcctccatcatcgtcaaccaCAACCACCCGCTTCCCTGCCCGGAGTCCATCCgcctcatcgacgtcgccggcgcggacgcAGCTGAGCCGCGCTCGCCTGCAATTGACACTCCCCATCTCGTCCTGATCCGACCCGACCCGGCCGCGGTCCCCCCCAAGCGCCCCGCGTCATCcgaccaacaacagcccgccgcagcagcgacaccGGCCGCCGGAaccgcccccccccagtTGCTCGCTGGCTGGtacccctccatccctcgcCTGCGGCCCCATGCCGTAGTCGtatccgcccgccgccgccgccgccgcacgcagcagcagcagcagcagcgccagcagcatcgCACGCCCTCCCTCTCAACCAGCCCGCCGACCGCGCGGCGACAACatccgaccgaccgaccgaccgacgcaATGGCCGACTTCGACTTTGTCAGGCGCATGACGCCTGCCGGCTACACGTTTCCCTCGCACCGGCTGCGGCGCACCTGCGACCCCGGCCGCGTGCcgctcgtccttgtcgcctGCGGATCATGTAGGTCGGCCCCAGAAGAAAAGCCCGCACACGCACGGCTGACACGCCCGCAGTCTCCCCCATAACCTTTTTGCACCTGCGCATGTTCCCCATGGCCCGCGACCACAGCCGTAACGAAGGTAGGCAATGCAGGCAGCCCCAGTTTCCTTCCCCTCATCCTGCGACCGTTCGCGCTGACATGAGACATGAACCCCCCAGGGTTCGACGTCATCGGCGGCTACCTGTCGCCCGTGTCCGATGCCTACAAGAAAAAGggcctcgcgcccgcgcaaCACCGCGTGCGCATGTGCGAGCTGGCCACGGAGAACACGTCCAAGTGGCTCATGGTGGACCCGTGGGAGGCGGAGAACCCGACGTACATCCCCACGGCCCGCGTGCTCGATCACTTCGACTACGAGATCAACCAcgtcatgggcggcgtcgagtgCTCCGACGGAACGCGCAAGCCCGCCAAGATTGtcctgctggcgggcgccgaTCTGATCCAGACCATCAGCACGCCCGAGGTCTGGGACGCCCGGGACGTCGACCACATCCTCGGCAACTTTGGCGTCTTTGTGCTCGAGCGCACCGGCACCGAGCTCGACTCGGCCCTGGCCAGCCTCAAGCAGTGGGAGAAGAACATTCACGTCATCCGCCAGGTCGTGACCAACGACATCAGCAGCACAAAGGTGCGCCTGTTGCTTAAGCGCGACATGAGCATCGATTACCTGTACGTGCCCCGTCCACCCGCGCCCccaggccctcgaccgcgcctcgtcgtagGTCGATGCTGACTGCCCTCCAGGATacccgacgacgtcatcaACTACATTTACGAGCATAATCTATACCGGGACCTagacctgcccgccggcaacggcaagggcaaggagaaggcggcggcggcggggcctaGTCGATAGAGGCTGGCGCGGGAGCATCGGCGTTTTTGGGTTTGGCTTGTCTGccttttatttattatttttGGAGCGAAGCGTGAAGGGAGGTGCTGGATATACAGCTGCAGGCAGGGCGGAGAGAGTCGCAGCTCACTGCGGGTGTGGGAGAGAGCTACgaggcacgtcgtcggcattTATAGACGTTGCGCATGTACAATGCGTCCCcgtgtttgtgtgtgtgcgtgccTGTGTGCGTGTGTATATCCATGTCCATCAACATGTGGTGCCGGCGCATCGGTAGCCAATccggccagcaggccgacgccaacTTTTCGGCTGGGCACCCGGACAGATCGTACTGACATACAGTCCACATACCTTACTTGTTAGGCTACGCTGCCTTCTTtgaccccccctcccctcctgCCCCCCTGGATGCATGCAGCCCCGTCGAACGAACGCGTGGAGGTCGAGGCGTCCACACATCTTCGCTCGCCCGCACGTGCAGGTCCAGGCCCAgtgacgccggcggcccctCGAGGCGACCTGCAGAATccggcctggcggcggcttggcGACGGCTTCAACGTGCGTCCGGCGTGGATGCcgacaggccgccgccgccaccgtcgcgtCCCGCCCCCCTTGTACGGGAACCTGACGACCTGCAACGGTGGGTGGCCCGAcgcgcatcatcgtcgaccgACCCGAGTGCCACCTCGATGAGGCTAATCgactgctactactacgtTAGATACTAATAAACGCGGGATGGGCCGCTCCGGCGAGCAGCACAAAAGGACGATGCCTCctgggaagaagaagaagaagagaaaggtcgtcgccgtcgcgtcACactcctcaccaccaccaccaccaccatcacgaccatcaccaccgccgtcatcgtggCCATGAAGCTGCCCATGCTGCTCGCCCTTGCGGCATCGgcacccgccgccttcgtcaCCGCCGTGACCATTGCCCAGATCAACGGCGACCGCTTCCTCTCGCCCCTCCGGGACAGGGACGTGGCCAACGTCACcggcctcgtcaccgccgcgtCCAAGACGGGCATCTACCTGCGCAGCACCGTcccggacgacgacccggccacCTCGGAGGGGCTGTTTGTGTTTGGCAACTCCTCCGCCGTGAGGGCGGCCagggtcggcgacgtggtgACGCTGAGCGGGCGAGTCAAGGAGTACAGGTGCCGTCCCGTCcgctccttccccccctcatgaacgtagtacgtacgtacgtatttAAAAAGAGGACACCACCCAACTAACTTCACTTCTTgcctccccccgccgccgcaggtcCAACAAGGACTACATCTACCTCACCGAGCTCACCGACCCCTCCGAcgtggtcgtcgtctcgtcgggccacgccgtcgcgccgctcgtcgtcggcagggacacgctgccgccgcccacgcgcgACTTCtcgggcctcgacgcgggcggtgTCTTCGGCGtgcccaacgccgccgccaccgtctcgGGCGCCAACCCGCGcctcgacccggccgccTACGGCCTCGACTTTTGGGagagcctcgtcggcgagctcgtcacCCTGAGGGCCGCCTATCTCACCAGCCGCCCCAACCAGTACGGCGACGTCTGGGTCCGCGGCGACTGGGCCGTCACGGGCGTCaacgcccacggcggcgtcaccatgctcgacggcggtgagTTGCGTTCCTTTCTTCTCTTCTTTTGCCCCTGACCCCCCTCCTTGAGCCCCCTTTGTTGCCCCGGCTCGGGGCTTTTGCTACTTGCTTTGCTTCCGTGTGGAAAGACGCGCCGGCTGATGACGAGCGGCGGGGGGATCTGGACACGCAGATGCCAACCCCGAGACCATTGTCGTCGGCACGCCCCTCGACGGCTCCGCCAACCCGACCGACACCAAGATGGGCGACTTTGTCGGCGACGTCACGGGCGTCGTCTCCAACGCCTTTGGCTTCTACCGCATCCTGCCGCTGACGCGCCTGGTGCCCCTTCGCAacgcctcggccgacttCCCCGCCACGtcgctcgccagccgccgctcctgTAGGggcatcaccgtcgccgactaCAACGCCGAGAACCTGGCCCCGAACTCGGCACACCTGCctcgcgtcgtcgaccagaTCGTCAACGAGCTGCGCCTCCCGGACCTCGTCTTCCTGCAGGAGGTCCAGGACGGCTCCGGCGCTGTcaacgacggcgtcgtctcaGCCAATCTGACGCTCTCGACGCTCGtccgcggcatcgaggccgccgcccccggtGTCACCTACGCcttcgccgaggtcgagccccaggacggcaaggacggcggccagcccggTGGCAATATCCGCTGCGCCTACCTCTACCGCCCGGACGTGGTCGAGCTGCACGAACCGCGCCAGGggggcagcctcgacgccaacgaggtACTCCCGGGCCCCGCCCTCAAGCTCAACCCGGGTCGCAtccagcccgccagcgctGCCTTTGACGACAGCcgcaagcccgtcgccgccgcctggcgcaCCGTCAGGGGCACCCGCAAACCCTTCTTCACCGTCAACGTCCACTTTGGCAGCAAGGGCGGCTCCACGACGCTGCACGGCgacgctcgcccgcccgtcaacAAGGGCGTCGACAAGCGCACCGAGCAGACCACCATTACCGCAGTAGGCACACGCCCCCAGACCCGAGTCGCCTAGGCGCaatgagagagagagagagagcatcCTCAACCAGCTGACGCGAGCGCAGGacttcatcgccgccattCTCAAGCAGGACCCGGCCGcgcgcgtcatcgccgcgggcgacttCAACGAGTTCACGCAGGTCCAGCCCATGCGCGCCTTCGCCGAGCGCTCCgggctgcgcgacctcgacgagctggccggcctggccccCGAGGAGCGCTACACCTACCTCTTCGACATGAACAGCCAGGCCCTCGACCACATGTACGTGAgccccgccctcgcccgcggggCCCGCGTCGAGCACCTGCACGTCAACACCTGGCAGAATTTCAAGGGGCAGACGAGCGACCACGACCCGAGCGTCGCGCTGCTGAATGTGTGCGGTTGTGCGTAGGGCTAGCTATTCGCGTACGTAACCGTGCTTCCGACGTCATtgctcttcgtcttcgtcttcgtctacgtcttcgtcgtcttcttcttccccgtCCTCGGGCTGTGCCTCTCCACCGTCGTGccctccgtcgccgtcatcgtccgactcgctgttgtcgctgccgtcgtcacccAGTCGCGCATCTGGCATCACGATGCTGTTGAGAAACGTAACCTGCGTGCGTCAGCACCACACATGCATCCCCCACTGCCAGCTGTTAACAAGGCACGCACAAACGAGTGTAGCCCGCGCAGCAGGACCCCCAGCTTCtcctgcgcgtcgtcgcgagtcagcgtctcggcgtcgatctTGCTCCCGACCGTAAAGTTGCGCAGCTTAAGCAGCTCAATATCCGGGTGCGTCACCTCG from Purpureocillium takamizusanense chromosome 3, complete sequence includes:
- the NMA1 gene encoding Nicotinamide-nucleotide adenylyltransferase (EggNog:ENOG503NU32~COG:H~TransMembrane:1 (o31-49i)) codes for the protein MADFDFVRRMTPAGYTFPSHRLRRTCDPGRVPLVLVACGSFSPITFLHLRMFPMARDHSRNEGFDVIGGYLSPVSDAYKKKGLAPAQHRVRMCELATENTSKWLMVDPWEAENPTYIPTARVLDHFDYEINHVMGGVECSDGTRKPAKIVLLAGADLIQTISTPEVWDARDVDHILGNFGVFVLERTGTELDSALASLKQWEKNIHVIRQVVTNDISSTKVRLLLKRDMSIDYLIPDDVINYIYEHNLYRDLDLPAGNGKGKEKAAAAGPSR
- a CDS encoding uncharacterized protein (EggNog:ENOG503NZIQ~SECRETED:SignalP(1-20~SECRETED:cutsite=VTA-VT~SECRETED:prob=0.5020)~COG:G), encoding MKLPMLLALAASAPAAFVTAVTIAQINGDRFLSPLRDRDVANVTGLVTAASKTGIYLRSTVPDDDPATSEGLFVFGNSSAVRAARVGDVVTLSGRVKEYRSNKDYIYLTELTDPSDVVVVSSGHAVAPLVVGRDTLPPPTRDFSGLDAGGVFGVPNAAATVSGANPRLDPAAYGLDFWESLVGELVTLRAAYLTSRPNQYGDVWVRGDWAVTGVNAHGGVTMLDGDANPETIVVGTPLDGSANPTDTKMGDFVGDVTGVVSNAFGFYRILPLTRLVPLRNASADFPATSLASRRSCRGITVADYNAENLAPNSAHLPRVVDQIVNELRLPDLVFLQEVQDGSGAVNDGVVSANLTLSTLVRGIEAAAPGVTYAFAEVEPQDGKDGGQPGGNIRCAYLYRPDVVELHEPRQGGSLDANEVLPGPALKLNPGRIQPASAAFDDSRKPVAAAWRTVRGTRKPFFTVNVHFGSKGGSTTLHGDARPPVNKGVDKRTEQTTITADFIAAILKQDPAARVIAAGDFNEFTQVQPMRAFAERSGLRDLDELAGLAPEERYTYLFDMNSQALDHMYVSPALARGARVEHLHVNTWQNFKGQTSDHDPSVALLNVCGCA